A single genomic interval of Salvelinus namaycush isolate Seneca chromosome 41, SaNama_1.0, whole genome shotgun sequence harbors:
- the LOC120034306 gene encoding DDB1- and CUL4-associated factor 7-like, protein MSLHGKRKEIYKYEAPWTVYAMNWSVRPDKRFRLALGSFVEEYNNKVQIVGLEEESSEFICRNTFDHPYPTTKIMWIPDSKGVYPDLLATSGDYLRIWRVSETETRLECLLNNNKNSDFCAPLTSFDWNEVDPNLLGTSSIDTTCTIWGLETGQVLGRVNLVSGHVKTQLIAHDKEVYDIAFSRAGGGRDMFASVGADGSVRMFDLRHLEHSTIIYEDPQHHPLLRLCWNKQDPNYLATMAMDGMEVVILDVRVPCTPVARLNNHRACVNGIAWAPHSSCHICTAADDHQALIWDIQQMPRAIEDPILAYTAEGEINNVQWASTQPDWIAIGYNNCLEILRV, encoded by the exons ATGTCTCTCCACGGTAAGCGAAAAGAGATCTACAAATACGAAGCGCCATGGACGGTGTATGCAATGAACTGGAGCGTTCGTCCCGACAAACGCTTTCGCCTGGCCCTTGGAAGTTTCGTTGAAGAATATAACAATAAG GTGCAGATTGTGGGTCTGGAGGAGGAGAGTTCAGAGTTCATCTGCAGGAACACCTTTGACCACCCCTACCCCACCACCAAGATCATGTGGATCCCGGACAGCAAGGGTGTTTACCCAGACCTGCTTGCCACTAGCGGGGACTACCTGCGCATCTGGAGG GTCAGTGAAACAGAGACGCGTTTGGAATGCTTGCTGAATAACAACAAGAACTCTGACTTCTGTGCCCCACTCACCTCGTTTGACTGGAATGAAGTGGATCCTAATCTGCTGG GCACCTCCAGCATTGACACCACTTGTACTATCTGGGGGTTGGAGACTGGCCAAGTGCTGGGCAGAGTGAACCTCGTATCCGGCCACGTCAAGACCCAGCTCATTGCTCATGACAAAGAG GTGTATGACATCGCGTTCAGCCGCGCAGGCGGTGGTCGGGACATGTTTGCGTCGGTCGGAGCGGACGGCTCAGTACGCATGTTTGACCTGCGGCACCTGGAACACAGCACCATCATCTATGAAGATCCCCAGCACCACCCCCTACTGCGCCTCTGCTGGAACAAACAGGACCCCAACTACCTGGCCACCATGGCTATGGATGGCATGGAG GTTGTGATTCTGGACGTGCGTGTTCCCTGCACGCCGGTGGCCCGCCTCAACAACCACCGGGCCTGTGTCAACGGCATCGCCTGGGCTCCCCACTCCTCCTGTCACATCTGCACTGCAG CCGACGACCACCAGGCGCTGATATGGGACATCCAGCAAATGCCCAGGGCCATCGAGGACCCTATTCTGGCCTACACAGCCGAGGGGGAGATCAACAACGTCCAGTGGGCCTCCACCCAGCCTGACTGGATCGCCATCGGCTACAACAACTGCCTAGAGATCCTGCGGGTCTAA
- the LOC120034301 gene encoding coiled-coil domain-containing protein 47-like, with amino-acid sequence MRSVYLLLPALLLLLALPVSRGRYNDDFDDGEDLADFADDNDFAEFEDVSEDTVAEPETAPPPRAAPPAQTAEDDEDEATVELEEDGQEDGFEDSDTQDQDMYSKYDPDEFDGMEKPSQSLKDPLIIHTVPAHLQNSWESYYMEILMVTGLLAYIMNYIIGKNKNSRLATAWFNSHRELLESNFALVGDDGTSKDAVSTGKLNQENEHIYNLWCSGRVCCEGMLIQLKFVKRQDLLNVLARMMRPVCDQVQIKVTLNDEDMDTFVFAVGTKKAMARMQKEMQDLSEFCSDKPKSGAKYGLPELLAILTEMGEVTDGVMDSKMVHYITNHADKIESIHFSDQFSGTKVVQEDGQPLKLPETKKTLLFTFNVPGMGNTSPKDMDTLLPLMNMVIYSIDKVKKLRLNREGKQKADKNRARVEENFLKQTHNQRQEAAQTRREEKKRAEKERIMSEEDPERQRRLEEAAQRRDQKKIEKKQMKMKQIKVKAM; translated from the exons ATGAGGAGTGTGTACCTCCTGCTGCCCGCGCTGCTACTTCTCCTGGCACTGCCCGTCTCCAGGGGACGCTACAACGATGACTTTGACGACGGGGAAGACCTGGCAGACTTTGCAGATGACAATGACTTTGCTGAGTTTGAGGATGTGAGCGAGGACACTGTGGCCGAGCCAGAGACTGCCCCTCCACCCCGTGCGGCCCCCCCTGCTCAGACTGCTGAGGACGATGAGGACGAGGCCACAGTGGAGCTGGAGGAAGACGGACAGGAGGACGGCTTTGAGGATTCCGATACACAG GATCAAGACATGTACAGCAAGTACGATCCAGACGAGTTTGATGGCATGGAAAAGCCCAGCCAGTCCCTTAAAGACCCTCTGATCATCCACACA GTGCCGGCCCACCTTCAGAACAGCTGGGAGAGCTACTACATGGAAATTCTAATGGTGACGGGCCTGCTGGCCTATATCATGAACTACATCATCGGCAAGAACAAGAACAGCCGTCTGGCCACAGCCTGGTTCAACTCCCACCGAGAGCTCCTGGAGAGCAACTTTGCCTTGGTGGGTGACGATGGCACCAGTAAGGATGCAGTGAGCACCGGGAAGCTGAACCAGGAGAATGAGCACATCTACAACCTGTGGTGCTCAGGTCGAGTGTGTTGTGAGGGCATGCTCATCCAGCTTAAG ttTGTGAAAAGGCAGGACCTGCTGAATGTACTGGCCAGGATGATGAGGCCAGTCTGTGATCAAGTG CAAATCAAAGTTACTCTGAATGATGAGGACATGGATACATTTGTGTTTGCTGTGGGCACCAAAAAGGCCATGGCACGGATGCAGAAGGAGATGCAGGACTTG aGTGAGTTCTGCAGTGACAAGCCCAAGTCAGGGGCAAAGTACGGCCTTCCTGAACTCCTGGCCATCCTGACAGAGATGGGTGAGGTCACGGATGGTGTGATGGACAGCAAG ATGGTTCATTATATCACCAACCATGCTGACAAGATCGAGTCCATCCATTTCTCTGACCAATTTTCTGGTACAAAAGTTGTGCAAGA GGATGGACAGCCCTTAAAGCTGCCTGAGACCAAGAAGACGCTGCTGTTTACATTTAATG TGCCTGGCATGGGGAACACGTCTCCCAAAGACATGGACACTCTGCTACCCCTGATGAACATGGTCATCTACAGCATCGACAAGGTCAAGAAGCTCCGCCTCAACAGAGAG GGAAAACAGAAGGCGGATAAGAACCGTGCCCGTGTGGAGGAGAACTTCCTGAAGCAGACCCACAATCAGCGCCAGGAGGCTGCTCAGACCCGacgggaggagaagaagagggctGAGAAGGAGAGGATCATGAGCGAGGAGGATCCTGAGAGACAGCGCCGCCTGGAG GAGGCTGCTCAACGTCGTGatcagaagaagattgagaaGAAGCAGATGAAGATGAAGCAGATCAAAGTCAAAGCCATGTGA